The following DNA comes from Simkania negevensis Z.
GACATGAAATGTGATGCAATCAGCCCCACTTTCAATCAGCCGTTCGACATATTCAAAGGGTTGGTAGACCATGATGTGTACATCAAGAAAAAGGTCGGTCGCACGATTCACAGCAGCTAAGGCTTTTGGACTTAAGCTGAGGTTGGGAACAAAGTGCCCATCCATGATGTCAAAGTGAATCGCATCCGCTCCAGCATCTTCTATTCGTTTAGCTTCATCGGCTAAACATCCAAAATCAGCGGCAAAAATTGAAGGTTCAATATGAACATAGGGCTTTTTTGACATACTTCTAAAGTATAAAAAAGATGGGTTTAAAAATCGAATATTTCTAGCTCAAACCAAATACTCTCTGCCAGGCCCTAATCTTTTAAAAAGAGTTCCAACAACTTATTTCCTTATATACTCAAACTACTATAGAAACTTTTTAGCAAACAAACACCTTAAAATCTAGACTTCCATTTTATTTTTTCTTTTCATTCTGCCCACGTTCTTTCTGCTCCTTTTCTTCCTTTTCTTGCTCTTTTTTTTCCTGCTCCCGCCTTTCCATTTCATTTTTCTCCCAATTATACCGCATCTCAGAAGGGTGGTTAATATCCCCAAACAGATTGACACTTCCAGTTAGGTTAAAATCAAAGCGATCAAAATAAGTAATTTTTCCATTTAAACCTCCTAATCCTTAAACAATTTTAAGTTTTCTGAAAATTCAAAAAGATTTTCCCTAGATAAAGTCATCTTAGATACAAGCCAGTTAAGTAAAAGACTTACTGAAAAAGCAGGAAGCAGTGGTTCAATATCAATCGGAAAAAGAGTATTTATGAAAGGCCATACCGCAGATAATATCCCTCCAGATAATATCCCAACCCACGCTCCAAACTTTGTGACTTTCTTAGAATAGAGCAATAGGATGAGCAATGGCCCAAAAGTTGCTCCTAGGCCCGACCAAGCATAAAGTACTAAAGAATAAATAGATGATGGTTTTAAATACGCGATGAACAAGGCAATCATCGCAACGATGAGAATACTTAAGCGAGTGATTAAAATCTCTCTTTTCCCAGAAGATCCTAAGCATAATTTCTTATAAAAATCCTGAGAAATAATAGAAGAAAGAGTTAACAACTGTGCACTCGTAACATTTACGATCGCAGCAATGATCGCGCAAAGAATAAAGCCTGAGATAAACGGGCTAAAGCTTAACTCTACGATCGAAATAAAGATCATCTCGGGATCATTGAGAGGGACCCTGAAAAAAGCTGTAGCCACAAGCCCTACCAATGTTGCTCCCAATAGTGATAAAACCATCCAAGATAGTCCCACTCTCTGGGACTTGCGAATCTCTGAAGTTTTTTTTATCCCCATAAATTTAGTAATAATATGGGGTTGTCCAAAATACCCCAAACCCCATCCTAATGTCATTGAAATTATTTTAAAGTACGTTAAATAATGAAAGCTGGGAAATAACGAAGTTGCTAGTCCCTTTTCATATAAACTCAAAGAAATAGCCTCAAAACCTCCTAGCCTTGGTAAAAGGTATAGTGGGACGAATAAAATCACTCCCATTAAAAATGTCCCCTGGAAAAAATCTAACCAAGCTAGGGTAGAAAAGCCTCCTATGATGACGTATAGAACCACAATTAGAGTTCCAAAAAGAATCCCACTTTGATAACTAACGCCAAGGAGAGTTTCAGAAAGCTGACCTAAACCTATCAATCCAGCAGATATATAAACTGTATAAAAAATACAGCAAAAAGCAGAAGAAAAATTTCGAATCCCTCCAGAAGAATCCAATGAATTTGCAAAGAGCCCAGACAGAGTCACTGTGTTTGTTTCTTCAGACAAAACTCGAATTTTTGGAGCAATTAATCTCCAATTAAAAAACATACAAAGTATTAGCCCTATAGCTATCCAGATATTGAACACCCCTCCTAAAAATATCATTGCTGGATATCCCATGAATAACCAGTTACTCATATCACTTGCATGGGCAGCAAGAGCTGTTAACCAAAAATTGAGAGAACGTCCCCCAATAATAAAATCAGAAGAACTCATATGGCGCTTGCAAGATAAAATTCCAATCGCTAACGCAATCAACAAATAGACAAAAACTGCTGTGAGGGTCGTCTGCATAACTCAATGATTTTCTAAATTTGAATCTTCAATAACTTGCCTCAGGAAGGGTAAATCAAGGCTGCTTTTTAATAAAGGAGGAATTGAGTTTTTCTAGATGCTTTCTAGCATCCGCCTCGTCAGATCATATACTGAATTGACTCAGCTGTTTCATCATTTCAGGCTCATCTTTTTCCAAAATCAACCCAAAGAAAAAGCGCTCATCATGGGTCAATCGAAGTTGGACAGGCCGTGAGGAAAATTTCATCCTTTCAATAAATTCTAAGAGTTTTGCTTTTTCAGCTACCTCCATGACAAAGTAAAAGACATCTTCTTGCGCCGTTAAAAACATTCTTTTCTTTTGGAGCACTTCAAGCAAAAAAGTAAAAAAAGTTTTTAAGTGTTGAGGAGGAACCAAGCTCCGTTTCTCTACAGGATAAAGGGCATGAAAAAAATTATCGAGTAGAAGGCTGTGTCGTTGAGCCTCAGCACCTAATAAGTCATGCAGTGCTGAAAGCACCTCATTTTGTTTAGAAATCATCCCTCCATTATAATCACGCACCTCCCCTACGACTTTTTCTAGCTCTTTTAAAACGTAAAGACGAGCCTTGTATAGATCAACCGATTGATCATCTCTCAAAAAATCTGTCAAATGGAGTTCCACTTTGAAAACGAGCGCTTCCTTAAAGTATTTTTTTCTAAGCATCCCGATCTTTTTCACCCGTTCAACCTGTGGATGTAAGTGATCTAAATGATCAAGTAATTCTTCAGCACTTTCCAAGTGTGGGAGTAAAACACGCGCTAAAATCACTGTAAAATAAAGCTTTTGATCCGTTTGTCCGTGAAAAGAAAGGATGATTTGAGGCAAATCTCGCGAAAACTTAAGCTGCCCCCCTAAAGTCACAACATGCCGCATCACCTCTTCTTCATTACGAGGCATAAAAAGAGGGCGCTGCAAATGTTCGACACGTCCCTTCAGAACTAACGGAAGTTCCCGTTTAAGAAGAGCTTGCTCATTCGAATCAATCTCCGTGTAGAGGAGGAGAAGAGGATACTCGCCATCTTCATATTCATATACGCTTTCTGGAAAGCTCTCAACCCCAGGAATGAGCGCCTGTATCGCCTTAAGCAGGTGTTTGTCCGAAAAGATTTCATGCTCTCGCAAAAAATTAAGCCCAACTGAAATTCCTAAGACTTGACGGCTCCCAAACGGGTGATGCAACCACCGCCTTTTCACTTTAACAAATAAGTGGCGCCTCTTAGCATTTTCTTCAATTTTTTGGATGAGCTTTCTCTTGAGTTGATAAAGCCCTGCCAGGTTCTCACTGATTTGCCGCACTTCATGAAAGCGGAGGCTTTCTTGATGAGATCGAATAAAATAATGTTGCATTAGCGAAAAGAAGTCATAATCAAATTTTTCAGGGAATCTTTGAAGAATTTTGGCCACCCGTTCTTGAACACGGATCCGCTTTTCTTCGAGGGTCATTCCTTTCAACTCTAAAATACGGTTGGAATGATACGGCGAGCGTAATCCGACCAAAAGTTCGTGCTTGAGAACCTCGACATGCCCTTTAACCTGTTCCCAAATCGAGCGACTTTGAAATCTCATTTCAAGTTCTGCTACAACATTGGTATCATCGACTTGTGATAAAAAAAACAGGACCGGTTTTCCAGGAAGAGATCGCTTCACCATTTCATAAAAAAAAGTTCCTAAGCCTGGCTGATCTTGGCAAAGAAGAAAAAATGAAACCGTATTTTCTATCGGATCAAAAAGAGAGTAAGTAATCGAAGGAAAAGGAACTTGAGTGTGCTCTAAAATGCGCTGAATTGCGGCTTGAACTTCAGGGCGGTGACTGATCTCCTGTGCCAATGCTTTCATAAATAGGCTCCAAGCTCCTCGCTATTTGATCATCACTGATTTTCGTTCCTGGAAAAAGCATACGCTCATCTTCCTTAAAACTTAATACGTGTAATGGGATGCCATTTTTTGAAGCAAGGAAAATTGAACGAGGATGCAATGGTGTACTCCCGCTTTTTGCATAAGCTAGCGCTTGATCGTAAGAAAGATGAGAAAAAAGAGAAGCATTAGCATCTTTTTTGGGATCTTTCTCATAAAAACCCGGAACATCTTTATAAAACTCGACTTTTTCAGCCCCAAATGCAACCCCTAGGGCAACAGCTGTCGTATCAGATCCACCACGCCCAAGAGTTGTGATTTCTTTGGCTTGGCTCACTCCTTGAAACCCTGCCACTATAACTACTTTCCCTTCATCGAGATGCTGCTTGAGCCGCAGAGGACGCACAGCTAGAATGCGAGCATCTAAATGATCATCAGATGTCATGATTCCAGATTGACTCCCAGTTAAACTGATAGCTTGAACACCTTGATCAGCTAGCGCCATTGCTAGAAGTGACATGCTGATTCGCTCCCCAACAGAGATAAGCATGTCTTGTTCCCGTTTAAGTGGATTTGGAGAAACTTTGCGAGCAAGGTCCATGAGTTCATCTGTCATCTGTCCCATAGCACTTACAACGATAATGAGCCTTATATCTGATTGAAATTTTTCTTTCACAATCTGCGCCACACGGCAAAAATGGTTTGGCGTTTCAAGAGCCGCACCTCCAAATTTCATCACCAAAGTCTTCAAGATAAACCTATTTTAATAACGCTTGTGATTTCTTAAATTTTCGCTCAGATACTCTAACCTTGTTTTGAGCACATAGACCATGATAACAAGAACTCAAAACAAGGTTAGAATAGACGAGAAAAGGCTGCAATGAAAAATAAAATGATTATCGGGATGGGTTCATATAGTTTCGCGATTAGTAGCTACTGCTGGCGCAAAAAAAAACTCCACATCTTAAGCAAGTTTCCCTCTGATCAAAGTCTCCTCTAATATATCTTGGGATTAGATCAGCTAACTCAGCACTTTTTTTAACATGGGTCCCAAAGTATTCGTCTTCTTCTATTTTTTTACCATTATACTCTATCACAGAAAAGTCATAACCCTTTTTTTGAGAAAGTCGATTAGTTGCCAGACGATCAATGATCCGATGCTTCACAGCATGACCTGTATCAAAGAAAGCCAATTCTAAACTAAAACTCCTCTTACCAGGAAATCTCACATGAACTTGATAGGATGGGTTAGGAATAAAATTAACATCAAAAACTCTAGTAGGGATAAACCAGTTCCATTCCCAACGCGAAGAAATCTCAGGAAAATACTTTTCCAAATAGGCGTTCACATCGTCAATTGTATTCCAATTAAATCCTCTAACATCGTTGTCAAATAAAGGCTTGTAAGTTCCATTACACAGCCAAATCGCTTTGAGAGATTTTGTATCCCCGGTGATGATAACTTGAGACCCTCCTCCCTGCGAATAGGTCCAAGTATTACACTTTGGAAGGCAGGTCAAATCTCTACCTTTCTCTGCTACTAAAGTCGCCATTTCCTTAATCCTCCGAAAAAAAAGTAAGTCCATAAACAGGTAGGAGTATATTCCAAAATGAAAAAAAATTAAACGATCAATTTACTTGCTGTTTTTTTTAAATTTTTTTTTACATTCTCTTGAACTGGAAATAAGAAAAGTTGACGCGAGTAAATTTTAAACTTTTGAAACCCAAAGTTGCCATTTAGATCTACTTTCTGGTTTGATAGAGAAAAGTGCCTGCAAAAATGTTTTTCGATGATCTCATAGTATACTCAAACAACTTCAAAATATGAGAAGAAAGACTTTTTTACAGATTCTTTATCGCAAAGAAGAGGTGAAAATAAGTGGCAG
Coding sequences within:
- a CDS encoding sodium/proline symporter, with translation MQTTLTAVFVYLLIALAIGILSCKRHMSSSDFIIGGRSLNFWLTALAAHASDMSNWLFMGYPAMIFLGGVFNIWIAIGLILCMFFNWRLIAPKIRVLSEETNTVTLSGLFANSLDSSGGIRNFSSAFCCIFYTVYISAGLIGLGQLSETLLGVSYQSGILFGTLIVVLYVIIGGFSTLAWLDFFQGTFLMGVILFVPLYLLPRLGGFEAISLSLYEKGLATSLFPSFHYLTYFKIISMTLGWGLGYFGQPHIITKFMGIKKTSEIRKSQRVGLSWMVLSLLGATLVGLVATAFFRVPLNDPEMIFISIVELSFSPFISGFILCAIIAAIVNVTSAQLLTLSSIISQDFYKKLCLGSSGKREILITRLSILIVAMIALFIAYLKPSSIYSLVLYAWSGLGATFGPLLILLLYSKKVTKFGAWVGILSGGILSAVWPFINTLFPIDIEPLLPAFSVSLLLNWLVSKMTLSRENLFEFSENLKLFKD
- a CDS encoding amino acid kinase family protein — protein: MKFGGAALETPNHFCRVAQIVKEKFQSDIRLIIVVSAMGQMTDELMDLARKVSPNPLKREQDMLISVGERISMSLLAMALADQGVQAISLTGSQSGIMTSDDHLDARILAVRPLRLKQHLDEGKVVIVAGFQGVSQAKEITTLGRGGSDTTAVALGVAFGAEKVEFYKDVPGFYEKDPKKDANASLFSHLSYDQALAYAKSGSTPLHPRSIFLASKNGIPLHVLSFKEDERMLFPGTKISDDQIARSLEPIYESIGTGDQSPP